AGGCAAAGCCTGTAGCACCTAAGGAGGCCAGGGAGACGTATCCTTTTAACTTAAACAACAAAAGCCAAACCAAGAGGGAAAATAAAGCTATGGTTGGTGAGATAGCGAGCAGTACACCGAAGGCAGTGGCCACACCCTTGCCTCCCCTGAAGTTGTGGAAAAAGGGATACAGATGTCCAAGGAAAGCAGCCAAGCCCACAAAGACGGTAGTCCAGCTTTCAAGACCAAAGTAAATCCTGGACAGGACCACCGGAAAAAGCCCTTTTAGAAAGTCAAGAAAGAACACGAGCACGCCGTATTTCTTCCCTAAGGCCCTACTTACGTTTGTAGCACCTACGTTTCCGCTACCTACGGACCTAAGGTCTATGCCCTTTTTCCTTGCTATAAGCTCTCCAAAAAGGACCGACCCAAGCAGATAAGCAAACAGTATAAGCAGTACGCTATCCATCGCTTTTATTACTTTAACACCTTTCTGGTTTTCAAGTAGAATATGTAAAGGTCAAGCTCTGCCATGCTAACACCCAACTTCTCCCCTACTTCCTTCAATGCCTTTTCCGCCTGAAGGTATATCTTTCTGGTCATAGTTTTGTAGTCTGGGATCAGTCCTTTTTCCTTCAAAAACCTAAATATGTGCCTATCCACTATGGACAGGTTATCGTAGCCTATGTTTCTTAGAAAATGGGAAGCTTCTTTCATCCCAAAACCTTCCACTTTGTACTTTGAACAAGTATCGCTTAGCAGGTCTCTAAGGTTAGAAGGGTCCCCACCGCCCTTTAAAAGCTCCAAGGTTTTGTCAAAGTTATCCCTTGCCTTTACTATCCTTTCTGCCCTCTGTCTTGCAAAGCGGTGTCCTATGGAAGAGAGCGCCTCTGTTAGCTCCTCTAAACTCATCTTTTTAAAGCCTTCCATGCCTATCTGTTTTTGAGCTTTTATGCCAAGAACTGCTGAGGAGTTGGCGGTTAGTATGCAAAAGCAAAGCTCCGAAAAAAGGTCCGCCTCGTACTGTACATCCAAAAAGGGCCTAAAGTCAAAGGTGGTTTTCCCAGAATCTCCAAGCTTCTTAAACTCCTCCAATCGCCTTTTTACAAAAGGCTCTACCTCTTTTTTTGCCAAAAGGATCTCTTCAAACATTGCTAACCTCTCTGATTAACTCCATGGCTCCATTTATAGTTTGGCTGTTTACAATACCCATTAGCCTTGCAATTTCCTCCAGTCTATCCTCTTTTAATTCTTCTATAAAGACCCTGCTCCCTTCTCTATAGGTTTTAAAGTGCTTATCTGCAGCTGAAGCTAAGGCGGGAGAGTGGGTTATGACAATGACTTGCATCTTGGAGGAGAGTCTTTTTAGGAACTTGGCCACTTTTACAGAGGTCTGCCCACTTACTCCCACGTCTATCTCATCCAACAGGTAAGTTTCTGCCACTGGCGATAGTAAAAAGAGGCTTAAGGCTATTCTTGATATCTCACCCCCAGAGGCTACCTGTGCTAAGTCCCTAAGCTCTCCACCGTAAGAAGAAAAGACGAACCTTATGTCTTCATGTCCAAACCTACCCTCCTGCTTTTCAAAGAACACATCAAAGAGCGCTCCCTCCAACCCCAAGTCTTTCAGGTGTCCCAATACAAGATTTACAAATCTTTCTTTACCCTGCCTCCTTTTCGTGCTCAGCTCTTCTCCCAAGGATCTCAGTTCACGATGTAAGCTTTCCCTCAGACTTTGCAAGCTCTCCAGATCTGTTTCAATACTTCTTAGTCTTTCCAACTCTTCTCTGAGCTCCTGGGCAATCTTGAGAACCTCGCCGTATTTCCTACCATATTTTCTTTCCAACCTCTGGACTAAGAATATCCTCTCGTTGAGTTGGTTTATGTAATCTGGGTCTATGTTTTCGTATATATCCAAAAGGCGTCTTCTTACGTTAAATAGCTCCTCCTGCATTCTAAGAACACCCTGTTTTTCCTGTTCTAAACCAAGTTCTCCAAGCAATTTTGCAAGGTTTTTAACGGATGGTATAAGCAAACTGTCTATTTGAGCTACGCCTTCTGAAGAAAGTTTATTTTTCTTCTCCACTTCTGCGTACCTTTCTACGGTTTTGTAGGCATCAATATACTCTTCTTCAGACCATCCAACCTTCTCAATCTCTTTTAGCTCTTCTTCTATTACCCTAATTTTTATTTCTCTTTCTAAGCCCAAAAGGTAGTCTATCTTTTTGCTTACCTCCTCCAACTTTTGGTATAGCTCCTCAAAGCTCTTTCTCGTAGAGTAGCATCCTACTGTTTTGTCAAACACATCCCTTTGAAAGTCCTTCCTCAGTATCTTTAGCCTATCGTCTTGCCCTTGAAAGATTAGGGCTTTGGAGATAATCTCTTTGACTGTTTTCTGCGTGCTTCCTATTCCGTTCAGATAAAACCTGCTTCTGCGATTCTTTATCTCCCTTCTTATTACATACTCCTCACCGTCTATGGATAGTTCCAGCTCTACCGCAGTTCCTTCTGGATAATCCCCCTGCTGTCCTAAAAGGAACAGGAGGGTGGATACTGTCATAGACTTGCCCGTTCCCGTCTCTCCAGTTATCACGTTAAGGCCCGGGTCAAAGTTTAGCTCCTGCTCCTCTATGAGAAAAAACTTCTCTATGCTGAGCCTGATTAACATCAGAATGATAAAATTAAACCCATGCACATAAAAGGAAAGCCTATTAGCCTGGTCATACCAGAGGAGAAGATAAAAGAGAGAGTGAGAGCTTTGGCAAAGCAAATAGAAGAGGATATGGGACAGGGCTTTATTGTAGTGTCTTTGCTGAAAGGCTCTTTTGTTTTTACCGCAGACCTTATAAGGGAATTTTCCGTTCCCGTAAAAGTGGATTTCATGTGGGTGTCAAGCTACAGCTCTTCGCAAGAGTCTTCTGGAAGCGTGAGGATAATTCAGGACATTACCATGGACATACAGGGGGAAAAGGTCTTATTAGTGGATGATATACTTGACACTGGCTGGACCCTAAAGGAAGTAGTGGAGTTTGTAAAAAGGAAAAACCCATCCGTGCTAAAGGTGTGCGTGCTGTTAGACAAAAAGGAAAGAAGAAGGGTAAATATTAAGATAGATTACGTAGGTTTTGAAGTTCCAAACAAATTCTTGGTAGGCTATGGTTTAGATTGGGATGAAGAAGGAAGAGGTTTGAGGAGTTTGTATGCGGTGGATTAAAGGTATCCTCAAAGTCGAAGACTGGGAGAAAAAAAGGAAGGCAAAAGAAATAGAGGAGATTGACAGGCAGATCAGTGCCCTTGAAGCTGAGATCAAAGCCATTGAGATAAAGATGGATGAGTTGAACCAGAGTATAAAAGCTGATTTTTCCTTTGAAAGGCTTGTAGAGTTTAGGAGTCTGTTGGAGAGAAGGAAGAATTTGGAGAAAGATTTGACCATACTCAATCAGCAAAAAGCTCGCAAGCAAGAAGAGTTAAAATCTATATATAGAGAAATAAAGGGCGTGGAGGTGGTAAAGCATAGGTTAAAATATGAATTGCGGCGAAAAGAAAGCTCTGTTGAGATGCTTAGATCAAAATTCTTCCATCTGATAAAAAATTCCTAATCTTTCTACTTTTAATTCCTACTCTTACAGTTGGGCAGAGTGCGATCCAGAAAAAGATAAAAGAACGAAAAGAAAGCAAAGTGGAGAATGAGTTAA
The genomic region above belongs to Thermocrinis sp. and contains:
- the plsY gene encoding glycerol-3-phosphate 1-O-acyltransferase PlsY, with translation MDSVLLILFAYLLGSVLFGELIARKKGIDLRSVGSGNVGATNVSRALGKKYGVLVFFLDFLKGLFPVVLSRIYFGLESWTTVFVGLAAFLGHLYPFFHNFRGGKGVATAFGVLLAISPTIALFSLLVWLLLFKLKGYVSLASLGATGFAFILSLIMLNFKLILMVSFITLLILYKHRDNIKRLLEGTELGFRR
- a CDS encoding N-glycosylase/DNA lyase, with the protein product MFEEILLAKKEVEPFVKRRLEEFKKLGDSGKTTFDFRPFLDVQYEADLFSELCFCILTANSSAVLGIKAQKQIGMEGFKKMSLEELTEALSSIGHRFARQRAERIVKARDNFDKTLELLKGGGDPSNLRDLLSDTCSKYKVEGFGMKEASHFLRNIGYDNLSIVDRHIFRFLKEKGLIPDYKTMTRKIYLQAEKALKEVGEKLGVSMAELDLYIFYLKTRKVLK
- the hpt gene encoding hypoxanthine phosphoribosyltransferase, producing MHIKGKPISLVIPEEKIKERVRALAKQIEEDMGQGFIVVSLLKGSFVFTADLIREFSVPVKVDFMWVSSYSSSQESSGSVRIIQDITMDIQGEKVLLVDDILDTGWTLKEVVEFVKRKNPSVLKVCVLLDKKERRRVNIKIDYVGFEVPNKFLVGYGLDWDEEGRGLRSLYAVD
- a CDS encoding DNA recombination protein RecN, whose protein sequence is MLIRLSIEKFFLIEEQELNFDPGLNVITGETGTGKSMTVSTLLFLLGQQGDYPEGTAVELELSIDGEEYVIRREIKNRRSRFYLNGIGSTQKTVKEIISKALIFQGQDDRLKILRKDFQRDVFDKTVGCYSTRKSFEELYQKLEEVSKKIDYLLGLEREIKIRVIEEELKEIEKVGWSEEEYIDAYKTVERYAEVEKKNKLSSEGVAQIDSLLIPSVKNLAKLLGELGLEQEKQGVLRMQEELFNVRRRLLDIYENIDPDYINQLNERIFLVQRLERKYGRKYGEVLKIAQELREELERLRSIETDLESLQSLRESLHRELRSLGEELSTKRRQGKERFVNLVLGHLKDLGLEGALFDVFFEKQEGRFGHEDIRFVFSSYGGELRDLAQVASGGEISRIALSLFLLSPVAETYLLDEIDVGVSGQTSVKVAKFLKRLSSKMQVIVITHSPALASAADKHFKTYREGSRVFIEELKEDRLEEIARLMGIVNSQTINGAMELIREVSNV